CCCCTCGGTCGGCTCCCACGACGGCAACTTCTTCCAGTCCTCCCCCGCGTAATCCGGGGCCAGCACCACGAAATAATCCGAAAGCCCCGCCACCATCCGCACGGAACCCATCCCCACGATCGTCACAAGCTCACCGGCCCGCCCGCCGCCGCCCATCGGATAATAGACGATCGTCGTCTCTTCCATCCCCTTATTGACGGAAACCGGCGTATAGACGCCCTCCCCGTCATCCGCAGCGGCCAGGACCGATGAAAGCACCACCGCAGGTGATACCTCGTTTTCCGCGCCGGTGGCGTCCAGGATATAGACCACGGGCTCCCGGGGCGTCGTCGAGATCAGGCGGGCCACGGCGTCTGCCCCCAGAATAACCTTCAAAAGCCCGGGGGTCAGGGTATCGTCCTCTATAAGCGTGCCCGTTCCCACGGCCCGGCGAAGGCTTTCCGCAGCGGCCTCGTCGCCGGGGTAATAGTGGATAAACGTCTCGAATCGATAGATCGGTAGAAAAAGCTCGCTCTTGACGGCGAATCCCGCGTCGGTCACGGCCCGTCTTCCCGCGGCCAATAGGTCTATCCCCAGCTTTTCCGTATACGCGCCGCAGGCGTTCTTAATGACCACATCGCCCCCCGGTCCGACCGCCGGCTCAAGGAGGGTTGAATCGCTCCCGCTCCCCGCCCGGGGCGGCTGCTGGCCCTGGGCCATCACCGTTCCCGACACGATACACAGCACCGCAAGACAAACGAAAAAGAGAGTCGCTCTCTTAATAAGTAACGATACGTTCCGTACCGATATATCCCTCATGTGTTGTTCTCCCTGAATAGTGTTAATCGCCGCCGCGGTGCCGCGTTTCCCCGACACCATCAGTAGATTCCGACGTAATCATCGATCACCCATCCGATCAGACCCGACGGTGTCTCCACCTGGTACCAGTA
This is a stretch of genomic DNA from Candidatus Zymogenaceae bacterium. It encodes these proteins:
- a CDS encoding L,D-transpeptidase family protein, whose product is MRDISVRNVSLLIKRATLFFVCLAVLCIVSGTVMAQGQQPPRAGSGSDSTLLEPAVGPGGDVVIKNACGAYTEKLGIDLLAAGRRAVTDAGFAVKSELFLPIYRFETFIHYYPGDEAAAESLRRAVGTGTLIEDDTLTPGLLKVILGADAVARLISTTPREPVVYILDATGAENEVSPAVVLSSVLAAADDGEGVYTPVSVNKGMEETTIVYYPMGGGGRAGELVTIVGMGSVRMVAGLSDYFVVLAPDYAGEDWKKLPSWEPTEGEEYSIVIDKSKYILEVRNSANETVCEFPVSIGSNPDLQDKERVGDCRTPEGEFTVENIHDASGWRYEDELAYGPWFIRLVTPPWTGIGIHGTNEEYLIGAPATHGCIRLNPINIDKVRRAVDIGTKVTIVP